A single window of Streptomyces sudanensis DNA harbors:
- a CDS encoding adenylate kinase, with translation MRIVLVGPPGAGKGTQAAFLARNLSIPHISTGDLFRANISQGTELGKQAKAYMDAGNLVPDEVTIGMAKARMEQPDAENGFLLDGFPRNVAQAKALDAMLATADMKLDAVLDLEVPEDEVVKRIAGRRICRNDSAHVFHVTYSAPKQDGVCDVCGGELYQRDDDSEQTVRTRLEVYHTQTEPIIDHYRAQGLVVTISALGKVDEVTERAMAALSGEHAV, from the coding sequence ATGCGAATCGTCCTCGTCGGACCGCCCGGAGCCGGCAAGGGTACGCAGGCCGCGTTCCTTGCCAGGAATCTGTCGATTCCGCACATCTCCACGGGTGACCTGTTCCGGGCAAACATCAGTCAGGGCACGGAGCTCGGCAAGCAGGCCAAGGCGTACATGGACGCCGGCAACCTGGTTCCCGACGAGGTCACGATCGGGATGGCCAAGGCCCGCATGGAGCAGCCGGACGCCGAGAACGGCTTCCTGCTCGACGGCTTCCCGCGCAACGTCGCCCAGGCGAAGGCGCTCGACGCGATGCTCGCGACCGCGGACATGAAGCTGGACGCCGTCCTGGACCTGGAGGTCCCGGAGGACGAGGTCGTCAAGCGGATCGCCGGCCGCCGCATCTGCCGCAACGACAGCGCGCACGTCTTCCACGTGACGTACTCCGCGCCGAAGCAGGACGGCGTCTGCGACGTCTGCGGCGGCGAGCTGTACCAGCGCGACGACGACTCCGAGCAGACGGTCCGCACGCGGCTGGAGGTCTACCACACGCAGACCGAGCCGATCATCGACCACTACCGGGCCCAGGGCCTGGTGGTCACCATCTCCGCGCTCGGCAAGGTGGACGAGGTGACCGAGCGGGCCATGGCGGCGCTGAGCGGCGAGCACGCCGTATAA
- the map gene encoding type I methionyl aminopeptidase, with amino-acid sequence MVQIKTPEQIAKMREAGLVVAAIHAATREVAVPGATTRDLDEAARKVIAEHGAKSNFLGYGGFPATICTSVNEVVVHGIPSDDVVLKDGDIISIDAGAIVDGWHGDAAYTAFVGSGHAPELLELSRVTEESMWAGIAAMRNGNRLVDVSRAIETYIRRQPRPGGGRYGIIEDYGGHGIGSEMHMDPHLLNYVSRKRGKGPKLVPGFCLAIEPMVSLGTPRTEVLEDDWTVVTTDGTWSSHWEHSVALTEEGPLVLTAPDGGRAKLAELGVTAAPDPLA; translated from the coding sequence ATGGTGCAGATCAAGACCCCGGAGCAGATCGCGAAGATGCGCGAGGCGGGGCTGGTCGTCGCGGCCATCCACGCGGCGACGCGCGAGGTGGCGGTGCCCGGCGCCACCACCAGGGACCTGGACGAGGCGGCGCGGAAGGTGATCGCGGAGCACGGGGCGAAGTCGAACTTCCTGGGGTACGGCGGGTTCCCGGCGACGATCTGCACCTCGGTGAACGAGGTCGTGGTCCACGGCATCCCGAGCGACGACGTCGTCCTGAAGGACGGCGACATCATCTCGATCGACGCGGGCGCCATCGTCGACGGCTGGCACGGCGACGCGGCGTACACCGCGTTCGTCGGGTCCGGGCACGCGCCGGAGCTCCTGGAGCTGTCGCGGGTGACCGAGGAGTCGATGTGGGCCGGCATCGCCGCGATGCGGAACGGCAACCGGCTGGTGGACGTCTCCCGCGCCATCGAGACGTACATCCGCCGCCAGCCCAGGCCGGGCGGCGGCAGGTACGGGATCATCGAGGACTACGGCGGCCACGGCATCGGCAGCGAGATGCACATGGATCCGCACCTGCTGAACTACGTGTCGCGCAAGCGCGGCAAGGGCCCGAAGCTGGTGCCCGGCTTCTGCCTGGCGATCGAGCCGATGGTGTCCCTCGGCACTCCGCGCACGGAGGTCCTGGAGGACGACTGGACCGTCGTCACGACGGACGGCACCTGGTCCTCCCACTGGGAGCACTCGGTGGCCCTGACGGAGGAGGGCCCGCTGGTCCTCACCGCCCCGGACGGCGGCCGGGCGAAGCTCGCGGAGCTGGGCGTCACGGCGGCCCCGGACCCCCTCGCCTGA